A single Nostoc sp. PCC 7107 DNA region contains:
- a CDS encoding Uma2 family endonuclease — MNIVTTKRFTIDEYHRLIELGFLQENERIELIQIVAKRTAHTVCGSILCRQHRLLGDRAVIRGQYPITLPNQSEPEPDVAIARGIDEDILLVIEISDTTLDYDQTTKLEIYAEAGISHYWIVNLNARQLEHYNQPYQNAQGKFNYLSKQISLPCQSVAIPGFEDVFLELNRIFPPVVSESGLTQK, encoded by the coding sequence ATGAATATTGTAACAACCAAGCGATTTACTATTGATGAGTATCATCGGCTGATTGAATTGGGGTTTTTGCAGGAGAACGAACGCATTGAATTGATTCAAATTGTCGCCAAGAGAACGGCGCATACAGTTTGTGGTTCTATCTTATGTCGGCAACATCGATTGCTAGGCGATCGCGCAGTTATTCGTGGCCAATATCCAATTACTTTACCAAATCAAAGTGAACCAGAACCAGATGTAGCGATCGCCCGCGGAATCGATGAAGATATTCTCTTGGTGATTGAAATCTCAGACACAACTCTAGATTACGACCAAACCACAAAACTAGAAATTTACGCAGAAGCCGGAATTTCTCATTATTGGATTGTTAATTTAAATGCGCGTCAGCTTGAGCATTACAATCAACCCTATCAAAATGCTCAAGGTAAATTTAACTATCTCAGCAAACAAATTTCCTTACCCTGTCAGTCCGTTGCCATTCCTGGGTTTGAAGATGTTTTCTTGGAGTTGAATCGGATTTTTCCTCCTGTCGTCAGTGAATCAGGACTTACGCAAAAGTAA
- a CDS encoding ssl1498 family light-harvesting-like protein has translation MYTTINEDGVLNNYATEPQMYYAEYPAIWEQRRYVIQGAVATVVVTAFVLFAFAVS, from the coding sequence ATGTATACCACTATTAACGAAGATGGCGTTTTAAATAACTATGCAACCGAACCTCAGATGTATTACGCCGAGTATCCAGCAATTTGGGAACAGCGCCGCTACGTTATCCAAGGTGCAGTTGCAACAGTGGTTGTAACAGCTTTCGTTTTATTTGCTTTTGCCGTTAGCTAA
- a CDS encoding cation:proton antiporter subunit C: MLEACILATIFCGFFGIIFKKNLVMKIISMDVMSTGVIAYYVLIASRDGLFTPILSDVKHGAYADPVPQAVILTAIVIGFSIQALMLVGVMKLARDNPTLESNEIEKNNTP; this comes from the coding sequence GTGTTAGAAGCATGTATACTCGCAACAATATTTTGCGGATTTTTTGGCATAATTTTCAAAAAGAATCTGGTGATGAAAATCATCTCGATGGATGTTATGAGTACGGGGGTGATTGCCTATTATGTGCTGATTGCTTCACGGGATGGTTTGTTTACGCCAATTCTCTCAGATGTTAAACATGGTGCTTACGCCGATCCAGTTCCACAAGCAGTCATATTAACTGCGATAGTGATTGGCTTTTCGATTCAAGCTTTAATGCTGGTTGGTGTGATGAAGTTGGCACGAGATAACCCAACTTTAGAAAGTAATGAAATTGAGAAAAACAATACGCCATGA
- a CDS encoding cation:proton antiporter: MNTITIAWIGLPFFIGFVIYLLPKLDRYLALVMAFVSAGYALQLFVTPPLTLKLLDNFGVTLTVDQLSGYFILTNALVTAAVILYCWQSGKTAFFYAQIIILHGSVNAAFVGSDLISLYVALEVSGIAAFLLIAYPRTDRSIWVGLRYLFVSNVAMLFYLIGAVLVYQADHSFSFAGLREAPPEALALIFLGLLTKGGIFVSGLWLPLTHSESETPVSALMSGVVVKAGVYPLVRCALMVEEVDPIVRIFGVGTALLGVSYAVLEKDTKRMLAFHTVSQLGFILAAPSVGGFYALTHGLVKSALFLIAGCLPSRNFKELQHQPINTAVWIALVIASFSISGFPLLSGFGAKVLTTKNLLPWQAIAMNIAALGTAISFAKFIFLPFGGEGKTKPGFWAAMSLLIGGLFLANIAYYEAYTVENIIKPLLTIGIGWLAYLLIFKRLVIKLPRVLEQFDHLIGVMSLILMLLFWKGFAWLPI, encoded by the coding sequence ATGAATACCATCACGATCGCCTGGATTGGCTTACCATTTTTTATTGGGTTCGTGATTTATCTCCTACCCAAACTTGACCGCTATCTCGCCTTAGTTATGGCTTTTGTTTCGGCGGGGTATGCTTTACAGCTATTTGTCACACCACCCCTCACTCTGAAGTTACTAGATAATTTTGGCGTAACTTTAACAGTAGACCAATTAAGTGGCTACTTTATTTTGACCAATGCTTTGGTAACAGCCGCCGTCATTCTTTATTGTTGGCAAAGCGGCAAGACAGCTTTTTTTTACGCCCAGATTATTATCTTGCATGGTAGTGTGAATGCTGCCTTCGTTGGTTCAGACTTAATCAGTTTATACGTAGCCCTAGAAGTTAGTGGTATTGCGGCCTTTCTGTTGATTGCCTATCCCCGAACTGACCGTTCGATTTGGGTGGGTTTGCGCTATTTATTTGTCAGCAACGTGGCAATGCTGTTTTATCTGATAGGTGCAGTGCTAGTTTATCAAGCAGATCATTCCTTTAGTTTTGCAGGTTTGCGAGAAGCACCACCAGAAGCACTGGCATTGATTTTTTTGGGACTATTGACAAAGGGCGGAATTTTTGTATCAGGATTATGGTTGCCATTAACTCATTCCGAATCAGAAACCCCAGTATCAGCATTGATGTCGGGAGTGGTGGTGAAAGCTGGTGTTTATCCCTTAGTGCGATGTGCGCTGATGGTAGAAGAAGTTGACCCCATAGTCAGAATCTTTGGCGTGGGTACGGCACTTTTGGGAGTATCCTATGCCGTCTTGGAAAAAGATACTAAGCGGATGTTGGCATTTCACACAGTTTCCCAGTTAGGTTTTATTTTGGCCGCGCCATCTGTCGGGGGCTTTTATGCCTTAACTCACGGACTTGTGAAATCGGCACTGTTTTTGATTGCAGGTTGCTTACCCAGTCGGAACTTCAAGGAACTGCAACATCAACCAATCAATACTGCGGTATGGATTGCTCTAGTGATCGCTAGTTTCTCGATTTCTGGCTTTCCCTTGTTGTCTGGGTTTGGGGCGAAGGTATTGACAACGAAAAATCTCTTACCTTGGCAAGCGATCGCGATGAATATAGCAGCCCTGGGAACAGCCATATCCTTTGCCAAATTCATCTTTCTGCCGTTTGGGGGTGAAGGTAAGACTAAACCCGGTTTCTGGGCAGCCATGAGCTTGTTAATTGGTGGGCTGTTTCTGGCCAATATTGCCTATTACGAGGCTTATACCGTCGAAAATATCATCAAACCCCTCTTAACCATTGGCATTGGCTGGTTAGCATACCTGCTAATTTTCAAACGCTTAGTAATTAAACTACCGCGTGTGCTGGAGCAATTTGATCATCTGATTGGTGTGATGAGTTTAATTTTAATGTTGCTGTTTTGGAAGGGGTTTGCATGGTTGCCTATCTAA
- a CDS encoding Na+/H+ antiporter subunit E yields the protein MVAYLNLILRLAIWFLLTANFSVANIIIGVSIAFLLPGLPKVSGKLKDWLRVLWEIIVAIPQAYIEAFEIILRPHNYEDVTLEQVKPRRTPGLIFLDIFLITFTPKTIVLKYHEAGWYEVHWIRRRKQT from the coding sequence ATGGTTGCCTATCTAAATTTGATATTGCGATTGGCTATTTGGTTTTTGCTGACAGCTAATTTCAGCGTGGCAAATATCATTATTGGTGTCAGCATCGCATTTTTACTGCCCGGTCTGCCTAAAGTCTCAGGAAAATTAAAAGATTGGCTGCGTGTCCTATGGGAAATTATCGTAGCGATTCCCCAAGCTTATATCGAGGCCTTTGAAATCATCCTCCGTCCCCATAACTACGAAGATGTGACGTTGGAACAAGTCAAACCACGCCGCACTCCAGGACTAATATTCCTCGATATCTTTTTGATTACCTTTACACCCAAAACAATTGTTTTGAAATATCACGAAGCAGGCTGGTATGAAGTCCACTGGATACGCCGGAGGAAACAGACATGA
- a CDS encoding monovalent cation/H(+) antiporter subunit G, with amino-acid sequence MINALSYFCIGLGIFFWFWGTFPLLGDRSVLFKLHSLTVADTLGSMSIVVGLLLKIPSEWPLLILAIISLAMWNTMLGYVLAYCSSSEKSHDR; translated from the coding sequence ATGATCAACGCACTGAGTTATTTCTGCATTGGTTTAGGGATTTTTTTCTGGTTTTGGGGGACTTTTCCCTTACTGGGCGATCGCTCTGTATTATTCAAGTTACATAGTCTGACAGTAGCAGATACCCTCGGCTCTATGAGTATTGTTGTTGGGTTGTTGCTGAAGATACCCAGCGAATGGCCGCTACTTATCCTCGCCATCATTTCTTTAGCAATGTGGAATACCATGCTGGGATATGTTTTGGCTTACTGTTCCAGTAGTGAGAAAAGCCATGACAGATAA
- a CDS encoding DUF4040 domain-containing protein has product MTDNYIYVIIPLLPIAASMLVFQSNPYHALVMRGILGAIAAFVYTILGAADVALTEALVGTMLAITLYAIAVRSSLVLRLGLLQEDENSDFKPLIDSFRAIFSKRYYLRLELVPYTDRETLHQALNNKEVHAICQPQAKHDPQDEETQPYHTITRIRRIYDIVQTQLTSPITSLSYVSASQTNTPDLKTPVLGEHS; this is encoded by the coding sequence ATGACAGATAACTATATCTATGTGATCATTCCTCTGTTACCCATCGCCGCGTCGATGCTGGTTTTTCAATCCAATCCCTACCATGCCTTGGTGATGCGAGGGATATTGGGGGCGATCGCCGCATTTGTCTATACAATTTTGGGGGCGGCGGATGTGGCTTTGACCGAAGCCTTGGTGGGGACAATGTTGGCGATTACCTTGTATGCGATCGCCGTACGTTCATCACTGGTTCTACGTCTGGGATTACTTCAAGAAGATGAAAATTCAGACTTTAAGCCACTTATCGATAGTTTCCGAGCAATTTTTAGCAAACGTTATTATCTGCGTCTGGAGCTAGTTCCATACACAGATAGAGAAACCTTACACCAGGCATTAAACAACAAAGAAGTCCATGCTATTTGTCAGCCACAGGCAAAGCATGATCCTCAAGACGAGGAAACGCAACCATATCACACCATCACCAGAATCAGACGCATTTATGACATCGTGCAAACTCAACTGACATCACCAATTACCAGTTTGAGTTATGTTAGTGCATCACAAACCAATACACCAGATTTAAAGACACCAGTTTTAGGAGAGCATTCATGA
- a CDS encoding Na(+)/H(+) antiporter subunit B has protein sequence MKWLYIAAGIALFGKFLFIANPTLDLPDISIVEAVVQDSGIPNAVSGIIFRNRLYDTIFEVVVFTIAIMGANFLLANEKPSSTVYNFTDQPSIVLARLGATIAALVSIELGIRGHLSPGGGFAAGVAGGTAIGLVAITSSPEWMQGIYQRWQAATWEKISVLVFIVLAVINLSGVELPHGEMGALISGGFIPLFNLLVAIKVALGSWAVILIFIRYRGLL, from the coding sequence ATGAAATGGCTGTATATTGCCGCCGGAATCGCCCTGTTTGGCAAATTTTTGTTTATTGCTAATCCTACCTTAGATTTACCAGATATCTCGATTGTGGAAGCAGTTGTTCAAGATAGTGGCATACCGAATGCTGTTTCGGGGATTATCTTTCGCAATCGCCTGTATGACACTATTTTTGAGGTGGTGGTATTTACGATCGCCATTATGGGGGCTAATTTTTTACTGGCAAATGAGAAACCATCCAGCACAGTCTATAATTTCACCGATCAACCTTCAATTGTGCTGGCGAGGTTAGGTGCGACGATTGCCGCTTTAGTCAGTATTGAACTAGGGATTCGTGGACATCTCAGCCCTGGTGGTGGTTTTGCTGCCGGAGTGGCGGGTGGAACAGCAATTGGGCTAGTGGCGATTACTTCATCCCCAGAGTGGATGCAGGGGATTTACCAACGCTGGCAAGCTGCTACATGGGAGAAGATTTCGGTACTAGTTTTTATTGTTCTGGCGGTGATTAATTTATCTGGCGTTGAATTACCACATGGGGAGATGGGCGCATTAATTAGTGGTGGTTTTATCCCCTTATTCAATCTCTTAGTTGCCATCAAAGTCGCCTTGGGTTCCTGGGCGGTGATTTTGATTTTTATTCGTTATCGGGGATTGTTGTAA
- a CDS encoding tellurite resistance TerB family protein, giving the protein MSRRLPKGRSASSVALEPEVAIALIGLFSGAADGEGISYSEEYALSEMLGEIAQFEDYSEEDFEELGEKLVSLIEEEDAEDLVAKAIESLPNRSYREAAYITAILIVGIDEEVPENEQDYISELQEALNISNERAQELIDEVFGEDEEECEDDEDEE; this is encoded by the coding sequence ATGTCTAGACGTTTGCCTAAAGGCCGTAGCGCCAGTTCAGTTGCTTTAGAACCAGAAGTTGCGATCGCTCTTATCGGACTATTTTCCGGCGCAGCTGATGGTGAAGGTATTAGCTACTCCGAAGAATACGCTTTGAGTGAAATGCTGGGTGAAATAGCTCAATTTGAAGATTATTCTGAAGAAGATTTTGAAGAATTAGGCGAAAAATTAGTCTCCCTCATAGAGGAAGAAGATGCAGAAGACTTGGTTGCAAAGGCGATTGAATCCTTGCCCAACAGAAGTTATCGTGAAGCTGCATACATCACGGCTATTTTGATAGTAGGGATTGACGAAGAAGTACCAGAAAACGAACAAGATTATATTTCTGAGTTGCAAGAAGCTTTGAACATTTCCAACGAACGCGCTCAAGAACTCATTGATGAAGTGTTTGGCGAAGACGAAGAAGAATGTGAAGATGACGAAGACGAGGAATAA
- a CDS encoding FGGY-family carbohydrate kinase, which yields MDLYLGIDYGTSGARGVVIDDEGSLQTEVRYSGQKLEAAHWKSALWSLLAEIPEPLRREIRAIAINGTSSTVLLCDGAGEPVDAPLLYNDARGAVVLDHLRKVAPPNHTVLSATSSLAKLLWMSQQSFFAEARYFVHQADWLAFLLHGQLGISDYHNALKLGYDVEALEYPEWLEKLEIPIQLPKVLAPGTPIAEIRPDIASQFCLPKDCLVCAGTTDSIAAFIASGAESPGEAVTSLGSTLVLKLLSHTRIEDARYGIYSHRFGDLWLTGGASNTGGAVLREFFTNAELASLSQEIDPAKISNLDYYPLLKAGDRFPINDPKLPPRLTPRPETPREFLHGLLESIARIETRGYELLQSLGANQVKRVYTAGGGAANSTWTAIRQRHLKVPVVASKNTEAAYGTALLAKAKASNHKDEKKFT from the coding sequence ATGGATTTGTATTTAGGGATTGATTATGGCACCTCTGGCGCACGGGGGGTGGTAATTGACGATGAAGGGAGTTTGCAAACCGAAGTGCGCTATTCTGGGCAGAAGCTGGAGGCGGCACACTGGAAAAGTGCTTTATGGAGCTTATTAGCAGAGATTCCTGAGCCATTGCGGCGAGAAATTAGAGCGATCGCCATTAACGGGACTTCCTCTACTGTTCTGCTGTGTGATGGGGCTGGTGAGCCTGTAGATGCACCTTTACTTTACAACGATGCACGGGGCGCAGTGGTACTAGACCATCTGAGGAAAGTTGCACCACCAAATCACACAGTATTAAGTGCTACCTCAAGCCTTGCCAAACTTCTGTGGATGTCACAGCAATCTTTTTTTGCAGAAGCTCGCTATTTTGTGCATCAAGCCGATTGGTTAGCTTTTTTGTTGCATGGACAATTGGGTATTAGTGATTACCATAATGCTTTAAAGCTGGGCTATGACGTAGAAGCCTTGGAATATCCAGAATGGTTGGAAAAACTAGAAATACCGATTCAGTTACCAAAAGTTTTAGCACCAGGAACTCCTATTGCCGAAATTCGCCCGGATATTGCGTCTCAGTTCTGTTTACCAAAAGATTGCTTAGTATGTGCGGGGACAACTGATAGTATCGCCGCTTTTATTGCCAGTGGCGCAGAATCTCCAGGAGAAGCGGTAACATCTTTGGGTTCAACCTTGGTACTGAAATTATTAAGTCATACCCGTATAGAAGATGCACGATATGGAATTTACAGTCATCGTTTTGGTGATTTGTGGTTGACTGGCGGTGCTTCTAATACTGGTGGTGCAGTGTTGCGAGAATTTTTTACCAATGCAGAGTTAGCAAGCTTGAGTCAGGAAATTGATCCAGCCAAAATCAGCAACCTAGATTATTATCCCTTGTTGAAAGCAGGCGATCGCTTTCCCATTAATGACCCCAAATTACCACCACGACTCACACCCCGCCCAGAAACACCTAGAGAATTTTTACATGGTTTGCTAGAAAGTATTGCGCGGATCGAAACACGGGGTTATGAATTACTGCAAAGCTTGGGTGCAAATCAAGTAAAACGAGTTTATACAGCAGGCGGTGGTGCAGCAAACTCTACTTGGACTGCTATTCGTCAACGGCATTTAAAAGTACCTGTGGTAGCCTCAAAAAACACCGAAGCCGCTTATGGGACAGCACTTTTAGCGAAAGCAAAAGCAAGCAACCACAAGGATGAAAAAAAGTTTACCTAA
- the psaM gene encoding photosystem I reaction center subunit XII: MPISDTQVYIALVVALVPGLLAWRLATELYK, from the coding sequence ATGCCCATCTCAGATACTCAAGTTTACATTGCTCTAGTTGTGGCGCTAGTTCCAGGTCTTCTGGCTTGGCGTTTAGCGACAGAACTTTACAAGTAA
- a CDS encoding MATE family efflux transporter, with protein sequence MMNDKTSGSRLISEVKQCLLLAIPLAAAQLAQSATGFVDTVMMGWLGSQTIASGGLGAAIFIFFLMITTGMITAVSPLAAEAYGAGKLEEVGKIVRQGLLISLLLGIPITVILWHGSTLLVLLGQSADTAALAQTYLRAIAWGFLPGLGFAVLKSFLSALSQPQLVMVTVVLGTLLNITANYVLMFGKLGLPALGLAGIGWASTLSLWSMFIVLAIYILSQRRFAVYQIFHFSANSSFQQQNRRVFWDIFQVGLPISGLVAVEAGLFTVVTFIIGQLGTTALAAHQIALQTASMSFQMVLGISLATTVRVGQLAGEQNLKGVRLAGYVGIALGALSMAIAGLIFWLVPKLVVSLYLDVDYPNNQDVIALAMKLLAVAAIFQIVDGIQVTAAGALRGLKDTRIPMLIGVFAYWCVGLLTGYTLGIGFGLGALGLWWGLAIGLASAAIVLSWRFNILSSRLKKGVVTREYHNS encoded by the coding sequence ATGATGAATGACAAAACCAGTGGCTCCAGATTGATTTCTGAAGTTAAACAATGTCTGCTGTTAGCTATTCCGTTAGCAGCAGCACAACTAGCGCAATCAGCAACTGGCTTTGTAGATACAGTGATGATGGGTTGGCTAGGAAGTCAGACGATCGCATCTGGAGGTTTGGGTGCAGCCATCTTTATCTTTTTTTTGATGATCACCACGGGGATGATTACGGCTGTCAGTCCTTTGGCGGCGGAAGCCTACGGAGCCGGAAAACTGGAAGAAGTTGGTAAGATTGTGCGACAAGGGTTATTGATATCTCTGCTGTTAGGGATACCGATTACAGTCATTCTTTGGCATGGAAGTACTTTGTTAGTGCTGTTGGGACAAAGTGCTGATACCGCCGCATTAGCGCAAACTTATTTAAGAGCGATCGCTTGGGGTTTTCTCCCAGGATTGGGTTTTGCTGTGCTGAAAAGCTTTCTTTCTGCCCTCTCACAACCGCAATTAGTCATGGTAACTGTTGTCTTGGGTACGTTACTCAATATTACAGCTAACTATGTTTTAATGTTTGGCAAATTAGGATTACCCGCCCTCGGATTAGCTGGTATTGGTTGGGCAAGTACTCTGTCACTATGGAGTATGTTTATTGTCTTGGCTATTTATATATTGAGTCAGCGTCGTTTTGCTGTTTACCAAATCTTTCACTTTTCGGCTAATTCCAGTTTTCAGCAACAAAATCGCCGCGTTTTTTGGGATATTTTTCAGGTTGGCTTACCCATTAGCGGATTAGTTGCCGTAGAAGCGGGATTATTTACTGTTGTCACGTTTATTATCGGACAATTGGGGACAACTGCTCTCGCTGCCCATCAAATTGCTTTGCAAACGGCTTCCATGTCATTTCAGATGGTTTTGGGCATTTCTCTCGCCACCACAGTACGTGTAGGACAGTTAGCCGGAGAGCAAAATTTGAAGGGTGTGCGTCTGGCTGGATATGTGGGAATTGCGTTGGGAGCATTGTCTATGGCGATCGCCGGGCTGATATTTTGGTTAGTTCCCAAATTGGTTGTGTCGCTTTACCTGGATGTTGACTATCCCAACAATCAAGATGTGATAGCTTTAGCGATGAAATTACTCGCGGTAGCAGCAATTTTTCAAATTGTTGATGGAATACAAGTCACCGCGGCTGGTGCGTTACGCGGACTAAAAGATACTCGCATCCCGATGTTGATTGGGGTTTTTGCTTATTGGTGTGTTGGTTTATTGACTGGTTACACTTTAGGAATTGGGTTTGGCTTGGGAGCGCTTGGTCTGTGGTGGGGGTTAGCTATAGGTTTAGCTAGTGCAGCTATAGTCTTGTCTTGGCGGTTTAACATTTTGTCTTCTCGGTTGAAAAAAGGAGTTGTGACTAGGGAATATCACAACTCCTAA
- a CDS encoding response regulator — protein sequence MTDANILVVEDESIVAKDLQNRLRKFGYTVPAIASSGQEAINKAVEIIPDLVLMDIRLKGQMDGIQAAEQIHKYLDVPIIYLTAYADENTLERAKITEPFGYLLKPFKERELQTNIEIALTKHRLEKQLKNNQKWLSILLKSISDGVISSNRNQLVTFMNPVAEKLTGWTQSEAIEKNISEIFEIIDLTTRELLENPLTKVLQSGAIAPLSTTILLIAQNGSETPIEQSAAPIKDDKDHIIGAVLVFRDVSERLQAMEARQKQIQQEQLVAQWEQLNQLKNDFLNLVSHELRSPLCHMKGMIQMLQMSTAVQEQHYFLDVLEAECDREMELINDLLELQRLENSSNLLLAPDLLLFQQWLPWLIEPFQIRTQEHQQTLQLNLPENLPSLFSDRTCLERILVELLNNACKYTPGGGAIILSVSHEIAEFSVKILITISNSAEIPTTELSKIFEKFYRIPDTDIWNQGGTGLGLAIVQKLIEQLQGSIQVASNQGWTTFTLTLRDLELS from the coding sequence ATGACAGACGCAAATATTTTAGTTGTCGAAGACGAATCGATTGTTGCTAAAGATTTACAAAATAGATTGAGAAAATTTGGTTATACAGTACCTGCTATTGCTTCTTCAGGACAAGAAGCAATTAATAAAGCTGTAGAAATCATCCCTGATTTAGTGCTAATGGACATAAGATTGAAAGGGCAAATGGATGGTATACAAGCTGCGGAGCAAATTCATAAATACTTAGATGTCCCCATAATTTATTTAACTGCTTATGCAGATGAAAATACTTTAGAAAGAGCAAAGATTACCGAGCCATTTGGTTATTTACTCAAACCTTTTAAAGAAAGAGAACTCCAAACCAATATTGAAATAGCTCTTACCAAACACAGACTAGAAAAGCAATTAAAAAATAATCAAAAATGGTTATCTATTCTTTTGAAAAGTATTAGTGATGGGGTGATATCGAGTAATAGGAATCAACTAGTCACGTTTATGAATCCGGTGGCAGAAAAGTTGACAGGATGGACACAATCAGAAGCAATTGAAAAAAATATATCAGAAATATTTGAAATTATTGATTTAACAACTCGTGAACTATTAGAAAATCCGCTAACAAAAGTTTTACAATCAGGAGCGATCGCACCTCTCTCGACAACAATTTTATTGATTGCCCAAAATGGTAGCGAAACACCAATTGAGCAGAGCGCCGCACCAATCAAAGATGACAAAGACCATATTATAGGTGCAGTGTTAGTGTTTCGGGACGTGAGTGAACGACTACAAGCAATGGAAGCACGACAAAAGCAAATACAGCAAGAACAACTGGTTGCTCAATGGGAGCAGCTGAATCAACTCAAAAATGACTTTTTAAATTTAGTTTCCCATGAATTGCGATCGCCCCTCTGCCACATGAAAGGCATGATCCAAATGTTACAGATGTCCACAGCTGTTCAAGAACAGCATTACTTTCTGGACGTTTTGGAAGCAGAGTGCGATCGGGAAATGGAATTAATCAACGACTTATTAGAGTTACAACGCCTCGAAAATTCATCTAATCTCCTGCTGGCTCCTGATTTATTACTCTTCCAACAATGGCTACCTTGGTTAATCGAGCCATTTCAAATCCGTACTCAAGAACATCAACAAACCTTGCAGTTAAATCTTCCAGAAAATCTGCCTTCACTATTCTCCGACCGTACCTGCTTAGAACGCATCTTAGTGGAATTGCTGAATAATGCTTGTAAGTATACACCTGGTGGCGGTGCAATTATTTTGAGTGTCAGCCATGAAATTGCGGAATTTTCAGTCAAAATACTCATTACCATTAGTAATTCAGCCGAAATCCCCACCACCGAATTATCTAAGATTTTTGAAAAATTCTACCGCATCCCTGATACAGACATTTGGAACCAAGGTGGTACAGGCTTAGGTTTAGCGATCGTCCAGAAATTAATAGAACAACTGCAAGGTAGCATTCAAGTCGCCAGTAACCAGGGATGGACGACGTTTACTTTAACATTGCGTGATTTAGAACTGTCTTGA